A stretch of Gossypium hirsutum isolate 1008001.06 chromosome A06, Gossypium_hirsutum_v2.1, whole genome shotgun sequence DNA encodes these proteins:
- the LOC107961997 gene encoding 5'-adenylylsulfate reductase 3, chloroplastic, translating into MAFAVTSSSSSTAISGSSFPRSSASPDPKVPQIGSVRFADRHATVNLSRRRCAVKPVNAEPKRNDSIVPLAATIAAPEISEKIEAEDFEQLAKELDNASSLEIMDKALEKFGNDIAIAFSGAEDVALIEYAKLTGRPFRVFSLDTGRLNPETYRFFNEVEKHYGIRMEYMFPDAVEVQALVRSKGLFSFYEDGHQECCRVRKVRPLRRALKGLHAWITGQRKDQSPGTRSEVPVVQVDPVFEGLDGGIGSLVKWNPVANVDGKDMWNFLRAMNVPVNTLHSQGYVSIGCEPCTRPVLPGQHEREGRWWWEDAKAKECGLHKGNLKQDSAAQLNGNGNGASHANGTATQSDIFNSQSLVTLSRTGIENLARLENRKEPWLVVLYAPWCHFCQAVEESYVELAEKLAGSGVKVAKFRADGEQKEYAKTELQLGSFPTILFFPKHSSKPIKYASEKRDVDSLMAFINALR; encoded by the exons ATGGCGTTTGCTGTTACTTCATCGTCTTCTTCAACTGCGATTTCTGGTTCTAGCtttcctcgttcaagtgcctccCCTGATCCCAAAG TTCCACAAATTGGTTCAGTCCGGTTTGCAGATCGTCATGCAACGGTGAATCTGTCTCGAAGACGTTGCGCAGTGAAGCCCGTAAATGCGGAGCCAAAGCGTAATGATTCCATCGTTCCTTTAGCAGCAACCATCGCTGCTCCAG AAATATCGGAAAAAATAGAGGCGGAGGATTTCGAGCAATTGGCTAAAGAACTTGACAACGCTTCTTCACTTGAAATTATGGATAAGGCTTTAGAGAAATTTGGAAACGACATTGCCATCGCTTTCAG TGGAGCGGAGGATGTTGCTTTGATTGAGTATGCGAAATTGACTGGTAGACCATTTAGAGTGTTCAGCCTTGATACTGGAAGACTGAATCCAGAAACGTATCGATTCTTTAATGAGGTTGAGAAACATTATGGAATCCGTATGGAATACATGTTTCCAGATGCTGTTGAAGTTCAGGCATTAGTGAGGAGCAAAGGGTTATTTTCATTTTACGAGGATGGGCACCAAGAGTGTTGCCGGGTTAGGAAAGTGAGGCCATTGAGGAGAGCACTCAAAGGGTTACATGCTTGGATTACCGGTCAGAGGAAAGATCAATCTCCAGGGACTAGATCGGAGGTTCCTGTTGTTCAAGTGGATCCTGTTTTTGAAGGATTGGATGGTGGGATTGGTAGCTTAGTGAAGTGGAACCCAGTCGCCAATGTTGATGGTAAAGACATGTGGAATTTTCTTCGGGCGATGAATGTGCCTGTCAATACTTTGCATTCCCAAGGATATGTGTCTATTGGCTGCGAGCCGTGCACTAGGCCAGTTCTACCGGGCCAACATGAGAGGGAAGGAAGGTGGTGGTGGGAGGATGCTAAGGCCAAGGAGTGTGGTTTACATAAAGGAAATTTGAAACAAGACAGTGCAGCCCAACTTAATGGCAACGGAAATGGGGCTTCCCATGCCAATGGTACTGCCACTCAAAGTGATATTTTCAATAGCCAGAGCTTGGTCACATTAAGCAGGACTGGAATTGAGAATTTGGCGAGATTGGAGAACCGGAAAGAGCCGTGGCTTGTTGTGCTCTATGCCCCATGGTGCCATTTTTGCCAG GCAGTGGAAGAATCTTATGTTGAACTGGCGGAGAAGCTGGCAGGTTCCGGGGTGAAGGTAGCTAAATTCAGAGCTGATGGTGAACAAAAGGAGTATGCAAAAACAGAGTTGCAGTTGGGAAGCTTCCCAACTATACTTTTCTTCCCCAAACACTCGTCTAAGCCCATAAAGTATGCATCGGAGAAGAGAGATGTAGATTCATTGATGGCCTTTATTAATGCCCTCCGATGA